The Marinobacter antarcticus genomic sequence ATGGCTGAGCAAGATTGCACTGGCTCTGTTTGCGGTAAGCTTCGTTATTCTCGGCTATCTTGGTCTTGTACCTACTACCGAAGGTCGTACCACTGCTGCCCAGATTCTGACGGCCGTTTATTTCCTCTACTTCATTCTGATGCCGTTCTATACGCGCATGGAGAAAACCAAGCCAGTACCAGAGAGGGTGACAGGATAATGAGAAAGCTGATTTTTGGTCTTTTCATCGCATTCCTGCCAGTTCTTGGACTGGCAGCCGGTGCTGGCGTTCCGCTTGATCACATCGAGACGGACCACACAGACAAGGCATCTCTTCAGCGTGGTGCTGCTATGTTCACCAACTACTGCATGGGGTGCCACTCCATGGAGTATGCCCGTTACAAGCGGGTTGCTGACGATCTTGAGATCCCTGTTGATCTATACGAGGAGAACCTTATCTTCACCGGCGCCCAAATTGGCGAGCTGATGAAGAATTCCATGAACAAGGATATGGCAGCGGACTGGTTTGGTGCTCCGCCACCGGACCTTACGTTGGAAAGTCGCCTGCGTGGTGAAGCCTGGGTTTATTCGTATCTGCGTGGTTTCTACAAGGATGAGACGCGTCCGCTCGGCGTGAATAATGTCGTGTTCCCTGCGGTGGGCATGCCGCACGTGTTGGTTGGCCTTCAGGGGCTGTGTGCAGTTGAACCCAACATAGGTAAAAAGGCGAGCGTTGAGCCGCTGAGTGGCAATGTCAATAACTCGAGCGCCTGCCCAGAGTATGCGACGGAAGGCAGTATGTCCGGCGCCGAGTTTGATAGTGCCATGTATGACCTGACCAACTTCATGTCTTATATGGCGGATCCTATCAAGGTGGAGCGTGAGCGCCTCGGGATTTTCGTATTGATCTTTGTGGCTATTTTCTTTGTCTTCGCGTACCTGCTCAATCGTGAGTACTGGAAGGACGTGCACTGAAAAATAGGGTATAATCTCGTTCCCTGAGTTCCAGCGGGCGTTAACCGGCCCGCTGGAATTTTGCGTTTTTCAGGACCATTTCGGTTTGTTTACTCGTGAGGTAGTTCTATGGGCGTTGTGACCAAGCGGTCATCGATGACGTTTTTCTCGGATCCGACCAGCCACTATAGCCACAGGGTGCGCATTGTGTTGGCAGAGAAGGGTGTTACCGTTGATGTCGTTGATGTTGACCCGGACAATCCACCAGCCGAGCTGGCTGATCTGAATCCGTATAACGCCCTGCCGACTCTGGTGGACCGTGACTTGGTTCTGTATGAGCCTAACATCATGATGGAATATCTTGATGAGCGCTTTCCACACCCGCCGTTGTTACCGGTTTATCCGGTTGCCCGCGCCAACAGCCGGCTGATGATCCATCGGATCCAGAAGGACTGGTGTGGTTTGGTGGATCAGATTCTGAACCAGCCAAACGTCAAGGCGTCAGAGACCGCTCGTAAAGAGTTGCGCGAAAGCCTGCTCGCAACAGCGCCGTTGTTTGCTGAAATGCCGTTTTTCCTCTCTGAGGAATTCACCATTGTGGATTGCTGTATTGCACCTATCCTCTGGCGCTTGCCGTTACTGGGCATAGAGCTCAACGAGAAGCAGGCCAAGCCGCTGCATAAGTATATGGAGAGCATTTTTGGCCGCGAAGGTTTCAAAGCGAGCCTCTCTGATCTCGAAGAAGATATCCGTAGCTGATTTGGCGGGGTTCCGCTTTACGGAACAGGAGGGTAGCTGTGTCTGATAACAAGATCACCATGACGTCCAGTCGTCCGTATCTGGTACGGGCATTTAATGAGTGGATACTGGATAACGACTGCACGCCTTATATAGTGGTGGACGCGAGCGTTCAGGGCGTTCAAGTGCCTAATGCGCATGTCGCGAACGGACAGATCGTTCTGAATGTCAGTCCTGGTGCAGTGCGCAGTCTGGTAGTGGGTAACGGTGCGCTGGAGTTCAGCGCCCGCTTCGGTGGTGTACCGATGCAGGTCTTTATTCCGCTTCAGGCAGTGATGGCTATCTACGCCAAGGAAAACGGTGAAGGTATGGTGTTTGGCAGTGAGCCCGGATCCCCGGATCCTGACGGCACTAATGATCGGGAAGGGGCCGGGCAGTCCGGAGGTCAGGAAGAGCGCCCATCGGGCCGGCCGACTCTCAAGGTCGTTAAATAAGTTGTAGCCAATCGTTGTTCTGACAAAAAAGCCGGCAGATGCCGGCTTTTTTGTCAGCCTCCAAACAGTTTTCCATCTACCAGTGAGCACAGGGCATTGATTACCAGCAGCAGCAGGGGCGATGCCTCTGTTGGTGAGAGGTCGTTCAGAGCGATCTCGTGGTCTTCAGAGTGCATCAGGGAGGTGATATCAGACTTCTCCCTCGCGCTCAGTACCACCACGTTCATTTCCCTGTCATGGGCTGCCTGAATAGCCTGAATGAGATTCGCTTTGTGACCGTCGTCAACAATCACGAATAATAGGTCGCCGGGCTTGCCGATGGCTTTAACCTGGCGGGAGAAAGTATCGTTGAATCGGTTATCCCGGCAAATGGCCGAGTAGGTGGTCGCGTCGGCTCCCAGATTGATCGCCGGCAGTGCAGGCCGATCCTGTTCAAAGCGATTCAGGAATGCCGTACAGAAATACTGGGCTATTACGTTGGCGTTACCGTTGGCGCAGGTAACAATCTTCCCGTCATTGAGAAGGGCGTTTACAAAAGCGTCTGCTGCCTGCTCGATAGCAGGTCCTACGGTGCTGGCTGCTTGAGCAGTATGTTCCATGTGGCTCGCAAACAACTGGTTGATCAAGTTTTCCGTTTCGCTCATCAGAATTTATACATCCGCCTGGATTGCATTTTTGATCCATTGTACCCGGTATTTTTTAACGGTTCCCGGGCTGATTGCCACTACGTCTATCCGGCTGAGTGCGTTCCAAAGGTTGTGTCGGTGCAGATAAAACGAAGCGGCCTTCAATAGCCGCTGTCGTTTTGGATAAGAAATGGAGCCTGCCGGATCGACGAGACTGCCACTGCCCCGGTAGCGCACCTCAAAGAAGACGAGAGTGTCGTTGTCCTGGCCTATCAGATCAATTTCACCGCCGCGGTTGTAAACATTGCGTTCCCGGATATGCACGCCGCGAGAGGTGAGATACCTTGCTGCGACTCCTTCAAAATGTGCTCCGATAGCTTTGCGGCCTTCCATGGCGCTTGCCTGTCCTTTTGCGAGGTGGTGTCAGTTAGTTAGCGCCTGCGGGCGCTTGTCCGCTTCAGCGCCAGGGTCGGCTGGCTTCGTTAGCAGGTCGGGCGTTCCGCTGCGGAATTGTGCCCAAAGCTGATTTCGATGGATGCTGCCTTCGCGGGTCATGGTCAGTTTACCTGTCTGGCCATCGACTACGGCGGTTTGAACCTGACGTAGCAGAGGCAGACGTTTGCTCAGCTGCCATGCGTCCGCACCCATGGCAAAGAGTCTGCCAAGCTGACCATAAGTGTCGGGCAAGGCTCTGGTGGCTTCTTCACGCAATGGGTTCTTGCTGTCGAGTACCCAGGGAATGTCGGTAAAAATAACCTGGTTGAGGTCGCGATCCCGGGCGGGGTCCGGTGAGCCTTCGTAAATGATGGAAGGCGAGTAGACGGGCAGGTCGCCTCCAAAGTAAAACGCAAACAGCGGCTTGAACTGGCGTGCGACTGCGGGCTCGGCCACCATAACGATTGCTTCAGCATCCTGGCGCCGCCGCGGTTCGAACTCCACATTGAGACCAATGGTACGTTCTACCTGAATAGCCCGATCCCGGGATACGGTAATGCCCAGCAAGTCTGCAGTAACTGCACGCAGGTTGTCTTCGCGGAAGAATCGCTCGATATCCAGTGCAACTGCGCCATTGTGCTGCATACGTTTCAGCAGCGCAGCCTCTACTCGATCGCCCCATTCACCCTGGGGGATGAGCGCCAGAACCTGATTAATATTCTCCTCCGAGAGTCTGTCCGCGATCTGTCGGGCTTCGTCCTCTGCTGAGAGTCCAAACTGGTAGAGGCCGTCTGGCGCCTTCTTGTCGGCAGCCAGATAATTGAGCCCGAGGGCAGGGACTGGAAGAGTTCTCATGCTGGTAAGGCTTGCCAGTGCATCCTTCTCAAGAGGGCCTATAATCAGATCGATATCTTGAGCGGCCAGTTCCTTATACAACTCATCAAATGGTTGATTTGAGGTGTCCACAATGCGGATGTCGGTTTTGCTGCGGTCGGCTGAGTCGTCCTGGTAGTAGGCGGCCAGAAATCCGTCCCTGATAGCCTTGCCGGCGCTGGCCAGAGGCCCTTGAAGAGGCAGTGCCAGGACAATTTTTTCAGGTCGGTTCTCAGCCAGGTTGGCAATAAGCTGCAGTTCCGATGGCAGTATCTGCGCGGCTGGATGGCCGGGCCAGTTATTTTGCCAGCGACGAATAGCTCGGCCCTGATCATCAATGCTCAGCCCAGGAGCGCGCACCCTTGCGGCGAGCTCAAACCATCCCTCGGTCTCAAAACCGATGCTGCTTTCGCCTGCGGCAGCGAGTTGCTGGTCCGGAACGGCTTTCAGGAATGTCCAGATCTGGTCGTGGATCTGTTGCGGGTTAACCTTGCCATCTGTCTGTGAAAGAAGCATTAGAGTCATGGCAGCTGATAGGCGGTCGCCTACAAGCGCATAGGTTTCGGCCTGAAGACTTGCGGCCCGGTTCACAAGGTCTGAGTTGTAGCTCCTGAAATTGTCCGGTGAGAGTGTCTTGGCAATAATGCCGGCCCACTCCCGGTCTTCGAGCGCCACCGCGCTTGCCATGGCGAGTAGCTGCTTTTGTGCCTGTAGTGGCGGTGCAGGTTGCGCCAGTTGAGTGCTCTGCAGTAATGTGCGGGCCGCCCGGTGTTCGCCGCGCTCCTGGAACCGGCTTGCGACCTTCAGCAGGTATCGCTGCGCCGTTTCAGTGTTGCGTTCTTTTGCGGCAAGCTCGAGAGCCTGGGAGGGGGATTGGGCTATGTGCGACTCCAGGTCGACACCGGCGCAACCGGCAAATAACAGGCTGATGGTAAATATACCGGCCAGGGCGGTATGGTTAATACGGTTCTTAGTCATGGCAAGCTCTATAGATTCCGGAGTTTTGGGCTTGTGGCGCCGATCTGATGGTGGCAAGTTTAACAGCTCCCGGGCCAATTCACATGACGCAGGTGTCATGGTGACGTCGTCCCTGCGCGCGAGGCACACATTTTGAATTCTGAATCGGATCAGTCAGCCATGCAGACATTAAAGCCGAGTGATAGCGGTGGAACCCTCTATATCGTCGCTACGCCCATTGGCAATCTGGAGGATCTTTCTTCGCGCGCAGCCAAAGTGCTTTCGGAGGTGGCGGTCATTGCCGCAGAGGATACTCGCCATAGCGGGCGCCTGCTTCAGCATCTTGGTATTAACAAGCCCTTGATTGCATTACATGATCACAATGAGCGCGGCAGGGTTAAGAGCATACTGGATCAGTTGTTGGCGGGCGCTGATGTTGCGTTGATTTCAGACGCAGGTACGCCGTTGATCTCTGATCCGGGCTATGTGTTAGTTCGTGAGGCGAGGGCTGAAGGGGTGCGGGTAAGCCCGATTCCCGGGCCATGCGCACTGGTTGCTGCATTGAGTGCGGCGGGGCTGCCCACTGATCGCTTTCTGTTTGTCGGTTTTCTGCCTGCAAAGCGCACTGGCCGGCGCACAGCTCTGGATGAACTCCGAAAGGAGATATCAACGCTGGTCTTCTATGAGTCACCTCACAGGATACTGGACACCGTGTCGGACATAATGGAAGTAATGGGAGCACACCGCGAGATTGTGCTTGGCCGGGAGATTACCAAAACCTTCGAGACCTTCTACTCAGGTGAGGCGGCCCAAGTGCTCTCCGCACTGACAGACGACCCTCACGGCAGCCGTGGCGAGTTCGTTGTTATGGTGCGGGGCGCCGACAAGGCCGAAAGTGGTTTGATGGCTGGTGCGCTTGATGTGGACCAGTTGCTGAGTCTGTTGATAGCCGAGCTACCGGTCAAGAAAGTGGCGAAGATTGCCTCTGGTTTGACCGGGCTGGGTAAAAACGAACTGTATCAGCGTGCGCTGGAGCTCAAGGACGTCTGACCCCTGGTCGGCGCTTTTTCTTGCATGGTGCGTGGTGCAGGAGTATTGTCTCGCCCGAGCTCGCCAGACAGTCGCCGCCGGTTTACCGGGGGAGGAAAGTCCGGGCTCCGCAGGGCAAGGTGCCAGGTAACTCCTGGGCGGCGTGAGCCGACGGAAAGTGCAACAGAAAGCAGACCGCCTAAGTGCTCGTGATCAGTTCACGGGCGCCGGTAAGGGTGAAACGGTGCGGTAAGAGCGCACCGCGTGGCTGGCAACAGTCCACGGCGATGGTAAACCCCACCTGGAGCAAGACCAAATAGGAGTCCTATGGCGTGGCCCGCGCTGGACTCGGGTAGGTTGCTTGAGGCCTGTGGTGACGCAGGCCCTAGATGAATGACTGTCCACGACAGAACCCGGCTTATCGGCGAGCTCGCCTTTTTCCCTTCTTAGCTTGTGAAGCGCGTTCATTCTCATGGCGCGCTTCTTATAGCCAAAAAATCTTAAACCTCACTTGTCTTCTTCAAACACTTTTGCAGGTGTTTGATTTTCCTTCTTTTCTTTTCCGTAATGTTACATTCCCCTCACGTCAATGCCCGTAACCTGTTGTCATAAAAGGAACTTTCCCAAGAGGGCCGCTGTTTGCGGCGCTTGCATTGTGAATTGCGTGTTTCTATAGTGTGCACAAGTGGGAAAAAGTGGTTTCTAGTGGTTATTTGTGGTTTTCAGGTCCCCAGAGACAGTGTAAATGAGCAATTTTCTCGGCAGTCATGCCATCAATATGGATGCAAAGGGTCGCTTGGCGATCCCCACCAAGGTGCGCGAAAGCCTCGCGCAGGCTTGTGGTGGCCGCATTGTATTGACGGCGAATGCCGATGAAGAGCGGTGTCTGCTGGTTTACCCGGAGCCGGAGTGGGAAATTCTCCGCCCTAAAATCGAGGCGCTTCCCAACATGAATAAGGCTGCGCGACGCCTCCAGAGGCTGCTGCTTGGTAACGCTGCGCCCATGGAGATGGATTCTGCTGGACGCATTCTGGTGCCGCCCACATTGCGCAGTTATGCATATCTTGAGAAAAAGCTGATGCTCATCGGTCAGGGCAAGAAACTGGAGTTGTGGAGTGAGGAACGCTGGTTTGCGTGGCTTGATGAATCTTCCGGTGATGAAGATATGCCGCCCGAGATGGAGGCGCTTTCCCTATGACCTCTGATCGCAGTCAGGAGGTCGGAGCAGAGTTTTCGCATCGCTCGGTCCTTCTGGATTCGGCGGTCGACTATCTGGTCAGCGACCCCGATGGCAACTATGTGGATGCCACGTTTGGTCGCGGTGGTCATAGTCAGCTCATTCTCGGGCGCCTGGGCACGTCTGGCCAGTTGCTGGGTATCGACAAGGACCCAGAGGCTATCACTGTGGCTGAGCTGCTTGCAGCGGATGATTCCCGATTCGGATATTTCCATGGTTCATTTTCTGAGCTCGGCCGCGCGGTATCTGACGCTGGCTGGGGGCAGGTTGATGGCGTGCTGATGGATCTGGGTGTGTCTTCGCCACAGCTTGATGATGCATCGAGAGGTTTCAGCTTTATGCGTGAGGGCCCGCTTGATATGCGAATGAATCCGTTGCAGTCGCCGAGTGCGGCTGAGTGGCTGGCAAGTGCGGACGAGCGTGAGATCGCGGATGTTATCTGGCGCTACGGAGAAGAACGGTTTTCCCGTCGCATCGCCCGCCTGGTTGTTGAGCATCGCAAAGAGGCGCCGATTGAAACCACGCTTCAGCTGGCCGCGTTGGTGAGCGAAGCGGTACCGAAAAAAGAGAAACACAAGCACCCGGCAACCCGCACTTTTCAGGCAGTTCGAATTTTTATTAACCGCGAACTGGAAGATCTGGAAGCTGGGCTGCAGGCAGCAGTAGATCGACTGGCGCCTGGCGGGCGTCTGGTTGTTATCAGCTTTCATTCGCTGGAAGACCGGCTGGTCAAGCGTTTTATGCGAGACCTTGCTCGCGGCCCCAGGTTGCCCAAAGGCATACCGGTGACGGCGGATCAGGAGGCTTCGGACTTCAGGTTGATTGGCAAGGCCAGCAAGGCCGGTGCCGGCGAGGTCAGTGAGAATGTTCGTGCCCGCAGCGCTGTTATGCGGGTTCTGGAGCGCATCGACAACAAACAGAAATCCCAGGGGAGCGCGTAATTATGGGCGCGGTAGCCATAGAGCCGGCGGTAAAGCAGGCCAAGCTGAATAAAGAAAAGGTTCGCGAGGGCGTTGTTGCTGCCGTCCGGATTTCGCGACGTGTTTTTGATGCCCTGCGGCAGAAAAGGGTTCTGGTATCACTGGCCCTTGCAGTGCTGCTTGTAGGTTCATCTATAGGTGTTGTTGTCAGCGCCCACGAGAACCGTGGACTGTTTAACACGCTGTCCCAGCTTCAGGTCGAGCGCGATCGTTTTCAGGCGGAATGGAGCCAGTTGCTTCTGGAACAGAGCGCTTTGGGAGCTCACGGTCGCGTGGAAAAACTTGCGGCAGAGCGGTTCAGTATGGTGGTTCCGGGGCGTCAGGATATTGTCCTGGTGCCTCTGATGTCGCCTTTAGCATCCCGGTAATTCACGGTTACAACAGTCTCAGGGTGATCTGATTGTCCAATCAGGAATCAGCAAGATCATTGAGCCAGAAAGTGGCGGCAGGCCTGAAAGCCTGGCGCTTTGGCTCTGTGCTGGGCGTATTCCTGTTGGTAGTGCTGGCTCTTGGCTGGCGCCTGGTTGATCTGCAAGTTGTGGATAACGATTTCCTGCGCAAGCAGGGTGATGTCCGCACTATTCGCGTAGAGGCAATCGATGCTCACCGTGGGGTGGTCACTGATCGCTATGGCGAGCCGCTGGCCGTGAGTGCTCCGGTGCAGACACTCTGGGCAAACCCTTCAGAGATAGATCCCGCTGAGCCGCGTCTGGCTAACCTGGCGCGGGTGCTGGAAATCAGTGAGGCAAGGTTGCGTGAGCGCCTTGAAACTTATGCTGGTCGCGAATTCATTTACCTCCGCCGAAAGGTCCAGCCCGGGCTGGCTGCAAAAGCTATGGAACTGGATATTCCCGGTGTTTATACGCGCCAGGAGTACCGGCGTTATTACCCTGCGGGAGAGGTTACTGCTCATGTTGTCGGGTTTACCAATATTGACGAGCGTGGCCAGGAAGGTATGGAGTTGGCATACAACGACTGGCTGTCCGGGGAGTCTGGCCGCAAACGTGTGCTGAAGGATAACCGCGGGCGGATCATCAAGGATCTTACGCTTATCCGCGATGCCAGCCCCGGCCATAATCTTGAGTTGAGCATAGATCTGCGCCTGCAATACCTGGCTTATCGCGAGCTGAAAGCAGTTGTTACTGCCCATGACGCTCATGGCGGCACGCTCGTTATGCTGGATGTTGAGACCGGCGAGGTGCTGGCGATGGTCAATCAGGGGTCTTATAACCCCAACGACCGAAGCCAGCTTGCCCCGGAAAATCTTCGTAACAAGGCTATCACTGATCTGTTTGAACCCGGTTCAACCATGAAGCCGATTGCCATGGCTGCGGCGCTTGAATCCGGACAATATTCCACCAATACATCGATTGATACATCACCTGGCTATCGGAGGTTTGGAAGATTCACGATTCGCGATCATCGGAACTATGGGGTCATCAGTCTCACCGACATCATCGTCAAATCCAGCAACGTTGGTATCAGCAAGATTGCCACTGAGTTGGGTGGCGATACGATTCGCAACCTCTATGCTCGACTCGGCATTGGTCAGCCAACCGGTATCGGATTTCCGGGTGAGGCTGTGGGTGTATTGCCAGCGCCACCGAAATGGCGCCCAGTAGAAGAGGCTACGCTCTCCTATGGCTATGGGATGAGTGTGAATGCGCTTCAGTTAGCGCAAGCCTATATGGTGATTGCTAATGGAGGCATTCGGTATCCGCTCAGCCTGATGAAGTTGAATGAAAAGCCAGTTGGTCGAAGGGTGCTGTCCGAGCAGGTGACCAGTGATGTTCGCGTCATGCTGGGAGAAGCAGTTTCCAGGGGCACCGGCAAGCGCGCCCAGCCCGGTTTATACAGTGCCGGGGGTAAGACCGGAACGGTCCATCTGGTGGGCGCTCAGGGTTATGAGGACAGCCAGTACAAGGCGATTTTTGCCGGGATGGCGCCAATCGATAACCCCAGAATTGTAACGGTTGTGGCTGTGGATGCGCCGCAGTCTGGCGAATACTACGGCGGCGAAGTGGCTGCACCGGTTTTTTCACGGGTGATGAGCAATGCGCTCCGTCTCCTGAATGTGAGGCCGGAGTTGGAAGTTGGCACCACGGGCCAGCAAGCCGAAAAAACAGGGGAAAGGGGTTAAGCCTATGTGCATAACATCTCTCAGCACCTTGTTGCAGGGCATTGTTTCTGTCCCCTCAGTATTTGACGTCACCATACACGGACTGCAAACCGACAGCCGTGAAATCAGTGCTGGTGACGCGTTTGTCGCGTTGGCGGGCACGGCTACGCCGGCGGACCATTACGTGGATCAGGCCATAGCCGCCGGTGCGACGGTTGTGCTCCTGGAGTCTGACACAGAGCTGGAGTGTTCGGAGCATCATGGTGCGCTGATTGTGCCGGTTGCAGGGCTTCGCCAGTTGACGGGCAAAATTGCTGCCCGTTTCTACGAGCATCCTTCCCGCAGGCTCCGGCTAATAGGCGTTACCGGCACCAACGGTAAAACGTCAGTGAGCCACTATGTGGCCCAGTTGCTAAGCCAGGCAGGAACGCCCTGCGGTGTTCTGGGTACGCTGGGCTACGGCATGCCGGGAGCTTTGCAAGAAGCGACTCATACCACCCCGGACGCCGTTCAGATCAACCGTGCATTGGCGGGCATTCTCGCCAAGGGCGGACGTGCCGCAGCGATGGAAGTGTCATCCCACGGTTTGGATCAGGGCCGAGTGGACGGGCTGACTATAACCGCAGCCATTTTTACCAATCTGACGCGGGATCACCTTGATTATCACGGTTCCATGGAAGCTTATGGTGCCACCAAAGCCCGGCTGTTTGAGCGTGAGGATGTGCACTTTTCGGTGATCAACTTTGATGATCCCTTCGGTCGCCAGTTATACAAAAAGCTTGAAGGCAAGTGTGATCGCGTTCGCTACAGCCTGCACGAATCCGAGACAGAGCTGTGGCTGAAAGAGTTCCATCCTACGGAATATGGCTTTGATGCAATCGTCGATGGTGAGTGGGGTAGTTTCGACTTCTCTGCGCCCCTTATGGGCAGCTTCAATGCCAGCAATGTGCTTGCGGCAATTGCAACGGTTATGACATTAGGTGTTTCTATAGAGCAGGTTCAGCAGGCGGTCAAGCAACTGACGCCCCCTCCCGGCAGGCTTGAGCGCTTTTGTGGCGGCGATGGCGTCCGTGCCGTAGTTGATTACGCCCACACCCCGGATGCCCTGGCGAATGCCTTGGCCGCATTGCGGCCGCACGTAGCTGGACGGTTGATTTGTGTATTCGGTTGTGGAGGTGATCGTGACAGTGGAAAGCGCCCGGAAATGGCGAAAGAAACAGAGAAAGGCGCGGATGTCATCATTGTTACGGATGACAACCCACGGACAGAAAGCCCAGTGGGAATTGTGCAGGATATTCTGACGGGCTTCTCTCGCCCGGATTGTGCAACGGTTATTCACGACAGGGCTGAGGCAATCTGCTTCGCTATCAACATGGCTGCGCCCGACGATCTTGTTCTTATAGCGGGAAAAGGTCACGAGTCCTGGCAGGAGATCGCCGGCCAGAAGCTTCCTTTTAGTGATGCCGCTCAGGTTCGCCGGATGCTGAAGCTCGAAGGAGGTGCCGCATGATGCGCGCTTTTTCACTGGCTGAGGCTGTGGGATTTACCAATGCAGCCTGTGGATCCGAGGGGCTCGGCGCAGTCGAGTTTACGGATGTTTCGACTGATACGCGTGCTCTGAAGCCGGGCGGTCTGTTTGTTGCCCTGCGTGGCGAAAATTTTGATGGCCACCGGTTTTTGCAGTCCGCGATGAAGTTCGGGGCCTGTGCTGTCGTGGTCGACACCTTTGATAGCACGCTCGCCAGCAACGCCGATATGCCGCAGTTGGTTGTGGCCAACACCGTTGATGCGTTGGCCGGTCTGGCGGCGGGCAATCGCAACGAAAGTGATGCGAAGCTGATTGCGATCACTGGCAGTAGTGGCAAAACCACCGTTAAAGAACTGACCGCCGCCATTCTGGTTCGTATGGGGGACACCCTGGCAACCCGCGGCAATCTGAACAATCACATTGGTGT encodes the following:
- a CDS encoding UDP-N-acetylmuramoyl-L-alanyl-D-glutamate--2,6-diaminopimelate ligase, with the protein product MCITSLSTLLQGIVSVPSVFDVTIHGLQTDSREISAGDAFVALAGTATPADHYVDQAIAAGATVVLLESDTELECSEHHGALIVPVAGLRQLTGKIAARFYEHPSRRLRLIGVTGTNGKTSVSHYVAQLLSQAGTPCGVLGTLGYGMPGALQEATHTTPDAVQINRALAGILAKGGRAAAMEVSSHGLDQGRVDGLTITAAIFTNLTRDHLDYHGSMEAYGATKARLFEREDVHFSVINFDDPFGRQLYKKLEGKCDRVRYSLHESETELWLKEFHPTEYGFDAIVDGEWGSFDFSAPLMGSFNASNVLAAIATVMTLGVSIEQVQQAVKQLTPPPGRLERFCGGDGVRAVVDYAHTPDALANALAALRPHVAGRLICVFGCGGDRDSGKRPEMAKETEKGADVIIVTDDNPRTESPVGIVQDILTGFSRPDCATVIHDRAEAICFAINMAAPDDLVLIAGKGHESWQEIAGQKLPFSDAAQVRRMLKLEGGAA
- a CDS encoding peptidoglycan D,D-transpeptidase FtsI family protein; the encoded protein is MSNQESARSLSQKVAAGLKAWRFGSVLGVFLLVVLALGWRLVDLQVVDNDFLRKQGDVRTIRVEAIDAHRGVVTDRYGEPLAVSAPVQTLWANPSEIDPAEPRLANLARVLEISEARLRERLETYAGREFIYLRRKVQPGLAAKAMELDIPGVYTRQEYRRYYPAGEVTAHVVGFTNIDERGQEGMELAYNDWLSGESGRKRVLKDNRGRIIKDLTLIRDASPGHNLELSIDLRLQYLAYRELKAVVTAHDAHGGTLVMLDVETGEVLAMVNQGSYNPNDRSQLAPENLRNKAITDLFEPGSTMKPIAMAAALESGQYSTNTSIDTSPGYRRFGRFTIRDHRNYGVISLTDIIVKSSNVGISKIATELGGDTIRNLYARLGIGQPTGIGFPGEAVGVLPAPPKWRPVEEATLSYGYGMSVNALQLAQAYMVIANGGIRYPLSLMKLNEKPVGRRVLSEQVTSDVRVMLGEAVSRGTGKRAQPGLYSAGGKTGTVHLVGAQGYEDSQYKAIFAGMAPIDNPRIVTVVAVDAPQSGEYYGGEVAAPVFSRVMSNALRLLNVRPELEVGTTGQQAEKTGERG